The proteins below are encoded in one region of Centropristis striata isolate RG_2023a ecotype Rhode Island chromosome 12, C.striata_1.0, whole genome shotgun sequence:
- the LOC131981936 gene encoding uncharacterized protein LOC131981936 — MDQQRSPPGSSPACDPGTSSLRSTVVGAYTWESILIPNPERPDFPRHILRRIPVPTSKRGPPPGSSTQAPPTTLSDSSSSSSSPSNSLCGSISSSSSPSNSLCGSVSSSSSPSNSLCGSVSSSSSPSNSLCGSISSSSSSSSSNSPSCSPSQAPASEGWTLVPSDHPTRIILRRPQRVKQSRRKRAAEPAGKSAGESADKRFCPFI, encoded by the exons ATGGACCAACAGCGTAGCCCACCTGGCTCCAGCCCTGCCTGTGACCCTGGTACCAGTTCACTGAGGAGCACA GTGGTCGGTGCCTACACCTGGGAAAGCATCCTCATCCCCAACCCTGAGCGGCCTGACTTTCCACGTCACATCCTGCGGAGGATTCCAGTTCCAACCTCCAAGAGAGGCCCCCCACCTGGCTCCTCCACTCAGGCTCCCCCCACAACTCTCTCTGACTCTTCTTCCAGCTCTAGCTCTCCTTCTAACTCCCTCTGTGGCTCTATTTCCAGCTCTAGCTCTCCTTCTAACTCCCTCTGTGGCTCTGTTTCCAGCTCTAGCTCTCCTTCTAACTCCCTCTGTGGCTCTGTTTCCAGCTCTAGCTCTCCTTCTAACTCCCTCTGTGGCTCTATTTCCAGCTCCTCATCCAGCTCTTCTTCTAACTCCCCCTCTTGCTCTCCTTCTCAGGCCCCAGCCTCAGAGGGATGGACCTTGGTGCCCTCAGATCATCCAACAAGGATCATCCTGAGGAGGCCCCAGAGG GTAAAGCAGTCTCGCAGGAAGAGAGCAGCTGAACCTGCAGGTAAGTCAGCAGGTGAGTCAGCAGACAAacgtttttgtccttttatttga
- the mtmr7a gene encoding myotubularin-related protein 7a, with protein MEHIRLPKVENVRLLDRVSPRRSRVGTLYLTATHTIFVENEAGVRNETWVLHSLVCSAEKQAATSSGCSLLIHCKNFQVLNFVVPRERECHDVHLSLQRLSQPERYEELYCFSYKPNVDEQERRQEWDFLDLKADYSRMGLPNSLWKLSPVNQHYKVSDTYPADLFVPESATPPVIVGSSKFRSRGRFPTLSYYSKENHATICRSSQPLSGFSARCLEDEQMLEAILRSNPRSDFMYVVDTRPKLNAIANRAAGKGYENEDNYSNIKFQFIGIENIHVMRNSQQKMLEVCELRSPSMSDFLEGLESSGWLKHIKAVLDAGIFIAKAVAEEGVSVLVHCSDGWDRTAQVCSVACVLLDPYYRTLRGFMVLIEKDWVSFGHKFSHRCNHLVGDPKEVSPVIDQFLECVWQLMVQFPCAFEFNARFLITIHSHIYSCQYGNFIGNNQRERIELGLQERTHSLWSYLWKNKTDYINPLYRPNHSQTQGLLRPSTAPYCFRFWRGLYNRFDRGMHPRQSVEDYLNAIQEETQQLEEQLASHKQKIAQLAQEQEQEQEQEWDVSQKAFDKSPTAWALGKDLGLANTPQDYTGGFITSSPCQPKAPDSSLILLTQDPNQTIEFNLSNGSDQESGIADVSCRSPLSEDSTRDPDSDEAAYCLS; from the exons ATGGAGCACATCCGACTACCAAAG GTGGAGAATGTCAGGCTGCTGGACAGAgtgtcccccaggaggagcaggGTGGGCACCCTCTACCTCACTGCCACACACACCATCTTTGTGGAGAACGAGGCTGGAGTGCGCAATGAAACATGG GTGCTTCACAGTTTGGTGTGCAGTGCAGAGAAACAAGCCGCCACATCGTCAGGATGTTCTCTGCTCATCCACTGCAAGAACTTCCAGGTTCTTAATTTCGTCGTCCCGAGAGAGCGGGAGTGTCATGATGTGCACCTGTCCCTGCAGCGTCTCTCCCAGCCAG AGCGTTACGAGGAGCTGTACTGCTTCTCCTACAAGCCAAATGTTGATGAGCAGGAGAGACGACAGGAATGGGACTTCTTGGACCTCAAGGCTGATTACAGCAGAATGGGACTTCCAAACTCCCTGTGGAAACTCTCCCCTGTCAACCAACACTACAAG GTGAGTGACACGTACCCCGCTGACCTGTTTGTGCCCGAGTCCGCCACACCTCCGGTCATAGTGGGGAGCTCCAAGTTCAGGAGCAGAGGCAGATTTCCTACTCTGTCCTACTACTCCAAAGAAAATCAT GCTACCATCTGCCGCAGCAGCCAGCCCCTGTCAGGTTTCAGCGCTCGCTGCCTGGAGGATGAACAGATGCTGGAGGCCATCTTGAGGTCCAATCCCCGCAGCGACTTCATGTATGTGGTGGACACCAGGCCCAAG CTGAATGCGATCGCAAACCGAGCTGCAGGAAAAGGCTACGAAAACGAAGACAACTACTCCAACATTAAATTCCAGTTCATCGGCATCGAGAACATCCACGTCATGAGAAACAGCCAGCAGAAAATGCTGGAAG TGTGTGAGCTGCGTTCCCCCTCCATGTCTGACTTCCTGGAAGGTCTGGAGAGCTCAGGCTGGCTGAAGCACATCAAAGCTGTTTTGGATGCAGGCATCTTCATCGCTAAG gctgttGCAGAGGAGGGTGTCAGTGTCCTGGTTCACTGTTCAGATGGTTGGGACCGCACCGCCCAGGTGTGTTCGGTGGCCTGTGTACTGCTGGATCCATACTACAGGACCCTCAGAGGATTCATG gTTCTCATTGAGAAAGACTGGGTCTCATTTGGACACAAGTTCTCTCACAG ATGCAACCACCTGGTGGGAGACCCTAAAGAGGTCTCTCCAGTCATCGATCAGTTCCTGGAGTGCGTGTGGCAGCTCATGGTGCAGTTCCCCTGTGCCTTTGAGTTCAATGCGAGGTTCCTCATCACCATTCACAGCCACATCTACTCCTGCCAGTACGGCAACTTCATTGGCAACAACCAGCGGGAGAGGATAGAGCTGGG ATTGCAAGAGAGGACTCATTCTTTGTGGAGTTATCTATGGAAGAACAAGACAGACTACATCAACCCTCTGTACCGACCAAACCACAGCCAGACCCAGGGGCTCCTCCGGCCGTCTACTGCCCCCTACTGCTTTAG GTTTTGGAGAGGGCTGTACAACCGCTTTGACCGAGGGATGCATCCTCGACAGTCTGTGGAGGATTATCTGAACGCCATCCAAGAGGAGAcgcagcagctggaggagcagctggCTTCACACAAACAG AAAATTGCCCAACTGGCGCAGGAGcaagagcaggagcaggagcaggagtgGGATGTTTCCCAGAAAGCCTTTGATAAGAGCCCCACAGCGTGGGCTCTGGGCAAAGACCTCGGCCTGGCAAACACCCCTCAGGACTACACCGGGGGCTTCATCACCAGCAGCCCCTGTCAGCCTAAAGCCCCAGACAGCAGCCTGATCCTCCTGACCCAGGACCCCAACCAAACGATTGAATTCAACCTGTCCAACGGCAGCGACCAGGAGTCTGGGATCGCAGACGTGAGCTGTCGGTCCCCTCTCAGCGAGGACAGCACCAGGGATCCAGACTCTGACGAGGCTGCCTACTGCCTGAGCTAA